Within Dermacentor variabilis isolate Ectoservices chromosome 8, ASM5094787v1, whole genome shotgun sequence, the genomic segment CCAGCCATTAACCCTTGCACACCCGAGTTCCAATCTGCTGGCAGAACCGGATCATCACGAGGCTGGGTTCTCCGAATTAATTTAATCCAGCTCCTCGGGCTGGACTTCCGCGGATGTCGACTGCCCCGGCGCTGTGCCTGCTTGCGCCGACGTGCCGGAGTCGTCATCTTCCAGTCCCCCTAGTAGTGTTTGGATCAGGTTGCCTGTAATGCAAATTTTCACAGTgagcaaaaagaacagaaaagtcATGCAGATCTTATGCACTGTGGAAaccgatgtaagcaaagctttctgtgttatTTGCACTGATTGACGATTTTTGGGGGATATTTAGCTGTTGATGGCATACGACACTCATGAGGTGATGTTAAATGTTCTTGCATACATCACTTGTGTATGTCtccgtagtacacagaacacacagtgagACATGTTTGCTCGAAGTGTTGTCGTGCACTACTGTTCATAGCCTGCGAGAAGCTTAGCACTAtcactgcctcacatggcacgtTGCATCTGTGCTGAAGTGTTGGCTGTCTGGATGGTTGTTTGTGCAATGTCGTCTTGACACTGTGGTGTTTTAatgcagctttgcatctgcacaccCCGTGTTAGTTGTATTGATGGACAAAATTGCACAGTGTTTATTTCTCAGAAACAGCACACACGTTCCTGCCATACctcgaattaaatttttttttccagtttgtCTGCAACTTTAGCCATGTCTCGTAATACGTTTTCTTTATCATCAGACCCCGAACGAGCCATGCTTTCTTATAGTACATTTACCCTCTCGTGTGGCCCTCCAGTGTACACAAGCTGCCACGAGCCAAGAGTGGCAACGCTGTTATTCACCTGTGCCGTGACGGCGCTGGTTTTATCCATTCCTTGTCTCTTCTCTatacctcctctctaccattcaaTCTATCTCTGGGCTGTTATGCGTGAGTACAAAGGTAAgcgcttctgcaatgcttttgcggcgGGCTCCTGCGTAATTACAGCCATCCAGAGGGAATTGTGATGACGGCCACGGAGTTCCAAAGGGTATTGTGGCAACAGCCAGGAAGCTACAGAGGACATTGCAGTAATGCCCAGGGAGCTCTCGTTGGGTAGGTCTCATGGACTTCTCTCCTGCAATCCTACCATGTACATTATGCACATTCTTAACCAGCCCCTGATGTGGCATGCcagacagtagcagcagcagcagtgaaaaagtCGGAAGGAAGAGGCCCCCATCACAAGCttcacttaaaaaagaaaaaaaaaaagaaccttacaCATGCTGGATGTTgagaaagaagcacacacacagaCTCGTGTGGTGGAAAACACCAAAGCCGCCATATGCAGCACAAATAATAGCACCACCTGTTGCACGTGCCATGTGTCAATAGGTCTGGGTTGGCACGCAATGCAGCGCATGGGGTGCCAACAGTGCGCACAGTGCATTGTGTGTACGTAATCGGGCCTCCAAGCAAGTCTTCAAGCACGTCACTGCGCATGAGTGTTGCCCAGCATTTGCAATCTTGCTGCCATGCATTGCAGGCTGGCCACGCCTTTGGAAATGATGGTGCTCTGCCTGCTTGAGGCATATTACAGGAAAGTCATCCAATATGCTGCCTGGTCGCACTGTCGATCATCCAAGGAAACGCGAGTCCCGCAACCAGAAGGCAGCCTTCCAAGGAGCAATGATGGCCAACTAGTGGGGGGACCCTTCCGGCATAACCAATTTTAAAGGGGCTTTAAAAATAAGGTTAAGCTTAGGTGTACTAGTAAATTAGCCTTTTACAATACTGAAACAGTCCCTCTTATTGTGTGAGCAGATTTCATGAAGGAAAAACgaagcaataaagaaagacgGAAATTACGGATTTTCTCTGCATCTGCTTGGGCCAAACTAATCATTTATTGATAAACCTTACGAGTACATAAGGTTTTTTTAATAAACATGACTTAGTTTCACATTATTCAAGTTCAAAAATGATCTCTCAAGTTTGTTGCTGCAGACCACAAGCAGCAGCGAACTTGGCACAACAAGTACTGACGAATAACACGCCagatcacagtgactttttcagtAACTTTGGTGCAGCTCATTCTGCCTGCTTCGGGGAATTTGAATAAACTTGCTGGAAGCAAGTGCCCCTATTGCATCTTTTCAAGACTTCCAACGGTAGGTACGGGAACAGACAAGCGAAAAATTTTAGCAGAACTTGGCAAAAAGCTTGCAGAATTGCAACACGAGCCCGAATTTGTCAACTTTACAGAAGATTCAGTCGCACTGGCAGATATGTCTATCATTCCAGAGGAATCCCAGTGATAAACGATTCCTTCAATTCAGCCATCTCCTTCCAGGCCGGCCACCAAGTGAGCAAACTGACTCGAGAGCTAATAAAGGTAATGCGGCACAACGTAAAGAGCGCCAGCACTCGCGCTCTTTCTGGCGTCTCCTTTTTCCATCTTATGTTATTTTACATTGCGCACGTTACCTTTATTAGATAAGCACCGACCTGCCCAACATAGTACCCGACTCAAGAGCCCTAAGTTGAGTGAGGAGTGCCTCGAGAGATGGAACATGGGTACAAAAACCTGCTCCCTGCTTCAATGCTGTCTGAAGAGGTTGCGTGTATGTACGCATGCACAGCTGCACTTGACCTCGTGGTGCATTTGCATGAAGTGTGAAGCCCGTAAAGACAAACCTTGATAATCACTGTAGGTCAGCATGCACTCCGTCCTAAGAACCCAGGAAAATCAGCACAGTTGAACCGCAACATAACAAGGTATACTAGCAAAGTTTGCTACATCCGATATGTGTGAAAAACATTGGCTAACAAAAACCAGTGCCGGTAAGTGTATATAGTTGGGGCCTTGCAACAGATTAATGAATGCAAACAACCATGTTGCTAGGCTGCAAATCTTGTTTTCAAAGAAACACGCCTAAAACACTCATTTCATGAGGCAGCCCCATTCTGTAATATTAAAATGCTCAAGACACAAATCAACAAGCCCAAAAATGATACACTCATTAGTATGTATAACCATTTTGGGGTAGCTCGGCAAGTACTTGCGGATGTGGGTTACTCTCTCCTCAAGAATCAAGGGCTTCCAACTGGGGTCACACAGCCACGAGTATGGTAAGGACATCTGAAACCATGCACACTAGATTCAGTGATTACTGTGTTAATTCTAGATCAGGGTGCTACCGAGTAATCTTTTAGTGGTGGACATCTGGCAAcctgagaggggggggggaggtgttcaTGCAGATgaccctctgtctctctctctctctctctctctctttttcaataGGACCCTGTCATTTTGAACAGCAAATCCATCAATTTCAGATGCCCCATCGAAACTCACACACGCCAGCGTCGCATTATACCGCAGTTGCCAAACTTCAATGGGATGAAGAAACGCACAGGTCACCGCTGTCAAAATGTGCTGGAAACATGCGCCAGCAATTCAAATCTGCAGCAGCCAATTGGAGCACTTCCTGTGTCCACATGGCAGCAGTAATGAATTGTGACAGTAGTTCATTTAATTTCGTGTTTGCTTCATTTGCTTTTTATTCCTGCATGGTGAAATATAGTGCTCTCAAGCTCACATCTCTCCTTTTTGCGATGGCTCCAAAATGGTGGTGTTACGTCAACGTAAATTTGTTCGCTCCGCAGTGCGATGGTACGTCCTGATGCCTGATTTTCTACCCAATTTTTGCCGTGATCACACCAGAAAGGCACAAATTTCTCAACTTCGTCACTTTTCTTTCTAGTACTTCCCCATGTGATAAAGAAACACCcaagtattgaaaaaaaaatgtgccagtgGGGAGAAACCTGCTCTAGGTGAAAAACCGAGCCAAACCTACACATAATAAGCACAAATATAACAAATTATCAGATATGATAATGTTTCTCGTTGACATCAGTGTATATAATGAATATATGCATATAACAAAGGCAATTttctaggggtgtgtgaataccaAATACAataaaacctcaatataacgaaccttGATTTAACCAAATTTGAGATGAAATGAACTATTTTCATTTCCCGATCACAGTTGCGTTGAAACCATGTATTCTTTCTTTCAAGATTCATCTAAGCAATTTCGTGACAGGGTTTCGATTGAACAAAGTATCGCCATTTCAGGCATGTACCTGGAGCGCGCATGTCTAGcaaatctagaaaaaaaaaaaaaaaaaaaatgtcggccgAAGCAGAAGGTATTTCAAGCGTCCTTCTGCACGAAAAGATAAAGTGGCAAAACTGCCATCAAAGCGCATATGCTAGGATGGGGTAGGCAGGAAATATAGTTGCGCCATTTTTCGCATTCGTAGACAACTTGCAGAAGCAGGGTCACGGGCGGCAAGTGATATGCGAGCTCAAAAGGGGCGTTTTAAAAGATGCGAGAACATTGCTGAGGCAGCCTCTCGGCTTGAGAAATCGAGAAGAAATGCTGGAGCGAGACTGGCACAAGCATCTCGCcccgtacttctcactggcttgcacgaggaaACCCCGTGTCCATCAGCTTTGTTTGCTTCatgcaaagcttgccgacatctttctccaaggcatccaggtgccaTGCATAGTGCAGTGGAAGGTCCCTCGTGAAAATGAATCCCCGGGGGGACTGAATCATTTGCAGGGCCTCCCGTGAGGACAAcgctgaggcagcctgccctactgcaTCATCGCTGCCGTGGTCTTTTGTCACCGTCGCCGTCGCTATCTGAGGTAAGCACAGTCTAGATGATCGTCTCTTCGGTCAGAAGCACgtcgtttccaaatctatagcggTGCACAGTCTTTTTACCGGCAACATCGTGCACTGCCAGTAAGCAGCAGGCAGATCAGCGTAATGCACCAGAGGCCATTCAGAACTCTGGTGTTTGCATTTCTTCCTAGCCAGATAAGACCATGAAGTAACAAAGAAAGGAGGTTGAAACAGATGCGCACCGAACATGCCCTGTGGCTTGGGTGGCGGCGGGAGGCCGAAGAAGAGCTGGCCAATTTTATCCAGGTACTGTGGGTACGTGGGGTCCCGGCTGATGGTTGGCTGGTACTGCTCGCACAGCACCGTGAACACCGCCAGCTTCCGGCTGCACCACAGAATCACGTTGGCATGCCGATCTTTAAAGAACAGTGCTCAGTTCGATTCCGTTCTTCTAACAGCAAACTGCCAATTCTGGCTGCAATAAGGcgtgccgctttgttgcagcggATAGTTGATCTCCCACCACAGACTTATTACAAAGAACTGCATTTAGACGTACAAACTTCTCTGGCAAGAAGACAAGCCTTTCTGCTTCATGGAATGATGCCCCTAGAAGCAAATTCAACTGCCTTTGCAATGAACTGAATCTAACATTACTGGGAGGTTTCGATGCCTCCAGTGAAAAGCGGCTCATGCGCTGTTTAACTTTCTGTTCCCAGAAACCGTGGTGTGGTGCTGCTATGCTACCGTTTGATTTTGCATATTCTATCACATCATTTTCAAATGCAGCACTAAAGTCAAGCTGAAACCTGTTAATTTTGAAACCCGGGGAAGTTAAGAAAGCTTGCAGCAAGTTTACGACATTTGTGTTTTCGCAACGGCAAGAACAAAAATGCCGGCACACTCtccgctttcttttcttctttttgacccACTGTGGCCAGACGACAACCGATATCGCACTATATATGATAAGAGGGCATTTTCCCACTCCGTTTCTTATAGAATAGCTTGACCTATATTTTGGCTTTTTACAGTACCTCTCTTACGCAATGCTTCCGTGGAGGCCTGCAAGTTTTCATAAATACTAAGTAAGCTCATTAACTTAGGGCACGGCACATAAGCACTACTGAGGCAGTAAAGTCAGCCAGTCACAAAGTGACATCCATTTAGAAGAAATTCTGAGCCTAGGACCAGCTTAGGATGTCTATCCTTAAAGAATGTGCTATGAAATGAACTGTAGTTTGTGAAGTCATAAGCACGAGCTTACGTTTCGACGGCGAGGAGCAGAAACCAGAGGAAGTTGAGCAGTGGCAGGTAGTAGGGTGGCCCAGGGTGAACGCTGGGATGGCGCCGTGTGTACGCTAAGAAAACAACCGAAGCTGTGGAAGGGTTACGGAGGCACAGGTACCTGCAATGTGACGCTCCTGTCAGTACAGCACACAATTTCACACCAACACTATTCAGCAAGAAACAACGTTTACAGTCATAGCCATAGCAAAAAAACTGCAAGCTGGTATatagttttttctttttcttccaacCATTACGTTTACAGTGTCGTCGCATGTCCAGTAAAGCCACTGTGCATAATGGCAGCCAAAATATTTAGCACCATGCAATCTCCTATTGAATTTTTCAGATAATTTATGCACTATGTGGAGCGATATTACCGCCTCAACATTCAGTTTCAGCGCTCAAGCAATTTTTACTATTCTCAGGTGCCATTTTCATGCTAAGAGTAACGACGACAACATTGAGCCATAAACACTATGTCACTGAGTGGCACAAGTTGCTACGTTTTCGAGGCCTAGCCATTAGCTTGCTTAGCTGTAGCTGGCAGCATTGATCAAGGACTGAATCCGGAGGTAGgactggacattttttttttcttttcgggcgGTGATTAATGATGAGTTACATTAAATGCTAAATGTAAATATGAGCCAAGGAAGGGTCAGGGATAGCTGCATAACAGCAATAGCTGTTACTAACGAAGCGGCCGGATCCTCAAAACAAGCCACTGTTGTCAGGTGGCATGACTATGAGCTTAATTATGATGCCACTATCCATATATATTTAGGTCATACTGAGTTTGTAAGATATTGGCGCCTTAGATATTGATTTGGAGCACTAAACTACTACATATCTGCACTCCGCTTACAACGATAGCTGTTATCGCTCCCAGTATACAACAGTTATCCCACATAACAAAACAGCTACGTATCACGCACAGCAGCAGATACAACTATGGCTGTGTAAGTGCAATAGCCGTTACTATCAAAGTGGCTGGACCTCCACAACAAGCCATTGGTGTCAGACGGTGCGGAAAATGACAGGTTTGTTTAACTATGTTGTCGCAGACAATGACTTGTGTTCATATTATTAGATCAAATTTGCCAAATTTGGTGCCCTTAGAAACAAAAAATTTGGTTTTGCCTGTAACGGGAAACAGTAAAGCGATAGCCAGTGAAATATAATGGACAGTAAGCTTTTGACTGTTTCATGCGGTGTCTGTTGGAGCAAACATCCGCAGGTGCAAATGAGCAATCTGCTTTCGAGGAATAAAAGAAGTCCGAGCCGCATTCATTTGAGCAAGGTGTACCTCCCTGTGATGAAATGGAAATACTCTGCTGCTTTCCTTGCTCTGTTCCATGCAGACTTGGCCACTAGTCTCTACTAAagcaaccctttagcttcttactgttGGATTTGCTCGGCTTTTCTGAGatttatatttgggctacccgTTATTAGGCCTCACACTATCCATGAACAAAACAAGACGACGACAGCGCCATCCAGCAAAAATGTGGACAAGCTGAGTGCTAGAAGAAGACTAATAAAGATGAAACAGACGGTGCTCAATCATTGTCATTACATGTCTAAGAATAAAAATCAATTTGGGACCGCCTTCACAACTGGGAAAGCGAAGTGCTAGAACATGAAGAGAGTGCAGATGCCAGCTCTCCCCAGTGCACAGTTTGTTGGGCGGGTGTTAGCCAAAAGCAGCTACTGGCGTGATCGTGCTCTCCAGGATCGTCATTTTCCACAGCTGTAGTATAGGCAGAGTCGCCTAGAGGCAGAAGCGTGGATTGACAACGTGTCAGTCGCGAATTTGAATCCTCGCAATGCAATGAGAATTTTTCTTTATAATTTTCTCACGAGGGATTATGGGATTCCAGCAACGCCAAGGGCAGACATCAATATCACCGGGGgagtgagcccataacagctatcgctgtaaaacaaatgaaacaaataaaCATTAATAGTTGTGAGCATACCGACGGTTCAAAGCACAAGCATTGGCCAACATTCCAGGGGGTATTTAGGCTCGTCATTACTATGTGCACTCTATACCACAGCGATAGCCGTTATGCAACTATCACTGCAACAGCTATTGCATACAGTATAACAGcaattctgtggttttacatgccaaaaccacaatatgactATTTGGCACGCCGCAGTgtaggactccggattaattttgaccacagcTATCACCTACAGTAGAACAGCCATTGCATATAGCAGCTTGTACAGTGATAGCTGTTATACAGTTATAgtatgtatttatgtatattCTGTTTCAGTAGTTCCGTACAGCAGAACCAAGGTTATGCATCCTGTGAGCACAGATTCTTGTGCAGCGGGATGTAGCACTACAGTGCGGAACCCGTTGGATGACTAAATGGCTTTTAGAAATGGTCTTGGCAGGAGGTGCTTACTTGGAAGTTTCTATGCAGATCGCAAGGCCGTTTATTGTGCGATTTTGCTTTGTTCTTTAATAATATATTTATTGACATTCTGTGATACTGAAAATAAAGTTCTCCACTTGTTCAAATGAAAATGCAGAGAAAAAAAGATTTAATTCAACGCTGCTATACAGACATCAACTTGCGTTTAATAATTACAAATTAATTGATTTGACAGTGCCTAAATTCATATGTGCAGTTGGCACAGCCACGACACTGCAGAGGACTCCCTCCTAGGTAATTGCTTCGTCCTTCACGAAAAATGACTTCTACAGACTTGTTTGTGTGGCATCGTTCCAAGCTGCTCTTTTACATGAAATGAACGAGTAAGCTGGCGTCGAATGCACTTGGAACAGTGAGGAAAGAGTGCAGTAAACGAGTAGAAATCTTAATCAAGAAAAAGGCTGCACTGAGGAATGTCAGCGAGCGCACCGTGTGGAAGTGGATGTTACAAGACGAATCAAGAGGTGGCGCCACCATTCCGTGCGACACGCTGGCCGAGTGCTCCTTCTGAAACCTCCGTTTCCACAGTCTCTgcaaccctcctcctcctcctcgataTCTCGAAATATCTTGAAGACACATGCTTTTTTTGGTGTCAGAGTGCATATGGAAAAAATTTTCTACCGCTCTTATCACAGCAGCTGACCTCACTGGGCAATTGTGGCCTTTGTAGATGTTGCCGCCACCTACGCTGCAGCACCTTTAATGTGTGTTCACCACCCTGATTGGTCAAAGAAGCTTGTAGCTTCTACAGTGTTGCACGTAACTAATAAAACATAGCATAATAACACAGCTGTGATACAGCTATCACTGTAATAAAGAGAGCTGCAACTCATAGCGTGGAGATGGAGCCAGACTCACTGGAACACCGTCTGGGCAATGAATAGGTCAATCTCGGAGCTGTAGCCCTTGGCCGTCTGAAACTCTATGAGCATGGCGGCGCAGCCGTCACCGTCCGTCGAGTGCACAAAGTGGTGCCGCGCCTCCGGGTAGTTCTTCTCCTTCCAGAGGGTGAGCGCCACAAGCCGGTGAAGCTGGGGGTGCCCCCGTGCGGGCTGCTCCTTGCCCGCCGACCACTGCAACGCTCGTGCCAGGAACGCTGACCGCTCGGGTGAGTGGGGTACCAGCAGCGCGTACAGGCGCCCCAACCGTTCTGCGTACATGAGAGGCGGTGTGCATCTTTCAATGAAAAGCACAAATAGCTGGGCTAGTTTGAAGATATGATTTAAAGTGCAAGCAAACACACATGAGAACCATGAGAGCACAAGCACTTAACGAAACATGTTTATACGAAGCAGTAGAACTCATCGGCAGGTGAAAAGTGAGGCAGACAGAAATAAGAGAGAAGGCAGGCAAAATAAAAACATCACGCTGCATGAGTCAAGTGCCGTGAAGACATCAAAACTGATGCTATTGATGAACATCTTATGCATGGCAGAGTTTTCTCAACCAAACTGGCCGCTATCATTTGTTATGTAGCTTCATCATTATGAGCAGCCCAATTGAGGACATAAAATGACAAAGGCCTTCCCTCTCTAAAGGACCTAAAATTCCTTCTTGTGGCTCTTTTGTTTTCAAATCCCCTAATCTCGTCCTACCAGTGAGTTCCCTGCCTTTTCACACATCTCCATCCTATAAATATCTATTTAGTTACTTTAAATGTGAGTACCACCGGTCGGACCAAGGCAGGTTAGTTTGCTCTGCAGtggagcatttattttttccgttAGTCGATTCAGAACAGCTCCCCATTTCCGTAGTTGCAGGTCAACTAGATCTATGGCAGGATGCGTTATCTTACTCTGCCCTTGGAGCATAGATTCTTCCAGAAGTATAATAGCTTGTCTTCGACGACAGTGGTCACCTCCCAGTGAGTTGGCTCATTTTATTATACAATGGGAACAAAAGCATGTAGAAGGCACGTATGACATCCTGGCTGCACAACACAGAAACAGAGTCAAATGCACACGGAGCAGAAGGCATCAGGAGCAGCTATTCCAGCCTGGACATATTGGGAGtgttaacaagaaagaaaagcaatgaaCTAATCAGTTGTCTCTTGTGGCAGTCTTATTAAATAAATCGATCTTGCCAAGTAATTCCCATCTGAAGCTATGAATTTCACAGAGACGATTCTATCCGATAAATGAGCATGGTGGTTGTGGCGCACACAAattgttttgacagcgagttcttCAAAGATACCTGTCAGAGTGAAGTGTGTCACTGGTGTAGCAATTGCAATCACCCTTGCAAGATGAGTGATCTGTGAGCATGCTGAAAACAGGTATACAATAAAGGATATTTACCAATCTGTTCATCGCAAGGTTCTGTATCTGACTGAACAAGCACATCCACTAGTAGGTTCGCCAGGTCAGCTCCGCTGTTGCACTGTGTTGGTTAAAGAAAGAAGACAGCAGCCCAGTGACTCAGAGGTTCGCTATCAACAGCACATCACTGCTGTATTGGTGCTGATGAGACCTCGAATATGAACCGAGGGGCAGGCTTGACAGCCCAGAATGTTAAAACGAATAATATTACAGGA encodes:
- the LOC142590103 gene encoding Golgi to ER traffic protein 4 homolog encodes the protein MAARATGTSRVLNKLEACIDAGNFYEAHQMYRTIYFRYRGQKRYSELKELLYNGAVKLLRLEQCNSGADLANLLVDVLVQSDTEPCDEQIERLGRLYALLVPHSPERSAFLARALQWSAGKEQPARGHPQLHRLVALTLWKEKNYPEARHHFVHSTDGDGCAAMLIEFQTAKGYSSEIDLFIAQTVFQYLCLRNPSTASVVFLAYTRRHPSVHPGPPYYLPLLNFLWFLLLAVETRKLAVFTVLCEQYQPTISRDPTYPQYLDKIGQLFFGLPPPPKPQGMFGNLIQTLLGGLEDDDSGTSAQAGTAPGQSTSAEVQPEELD